A single Lysinibacter sp. HNR DNA region contains:
- the atpA gene encoding F0F1 ATP synthase subunit alpha, whose product MAELSISPDEIRDALKDFAASYEPGKASTTEIGYVVDAADGIAHVEGLPGVMANELVRFADGTLGLAQNLDETQIGVVILGEFTGIEEGQEVTRTGEVLSVPVGEGYLGRVVDPLGNPIDGLGEIAATGRRALELQAPGVMARKSVHEPMQTGIKAIDAMIPVGRGQRQLIIGDRQTGKTAIAIDTIINQKANWESGDTTKQVRCIYVAIGQKGSTIAAVKGALEDAGAMEYTTIVASPASDPAGFKYLAPYTGSAIGQHWMYDGKHVLIIFDDLSKQAEAYRAVSLLLRRPPGREAYPGDVFYLHSRLLERCAKLSDELGAGSMTGLPIIETKANDVSAYIPTNVISITDGQIFLQSDLFNANQRPAVDVGISVSRVGGDAQVKSIKKVSGTLKLELAQYRSLEAFAMFASDLDAASRRQLARGARLTELLKQPQYSPYPVEDQVVSIWAGTNGKLDEVPVEDILRFERELLDHLGRHTSILSTLRETNVLDDDTVAALDEAIDKFKLEFTTFDGKPLMDANEDEDEAEIINQEKIVVKKR is encoded by the coding sequence ATGGCAGAACTATCGATCAGCCCGGATGAGATCCGCGACGCGCTGAAAGACTTTGCGGCATCCTACGAGCCCGGCAAAGCATCCACGACCGAGATCGGGTACGTTGTTGACGCCGCCGATGGCATCGCCCACGTTGAAGGGCTCCCCGGCGTTATGGCGAATGAGCTGGTTCGTTTTGCCGACGGTACCCTCGGGCTTGCACAGAACCTGGATGAGACCCAAATCGGTGTTGTTATTCTGGGTGAGTTCACCGGCATCGAAGAGGGACAAGAGGTCACCCGCACGGGTGAGGTTCTTTCCGTTCCCGTGGGCGAGGGGTACCTCGGTCGCGTTGTTGATCCGCTCGGAAACCCGATTGATGGGCTCGGAGAAATCGCCGCCACCGGTCGTCGTGCCCTGGAGCTTCAGGCTCCCGGTGTGATGGCTCGTAAATCGGTGCACGAACCCATGCAAACCGGTATCAAAGCTATTGACGCTATGATCCCGGTTGGCCGTGGGCAGCGTCAGCTTATTATTGGTGACCGTCAGACCGGTAAAACCGCAATCGCGATCGACACCATCATCAACCAGAAGGCGAACTGGGAGTCGGGAGACACCACCAAGCAGGTTCGATGCATCTATGTCGCAATCGGTCAAAAGGGTTCCACAATCGCCGCGGTGAAGGGTGCCCTTGAGGACGCTGGCGCGATGGAGTACACCACCATTGTGGCATCGCCCGCATCTGATCCTGCCGGCTTTAAATACCTCGCCCCCTACACCGGATCAGCTATTGGACAGCACTGGATGTACGACGGTAAACACGTTCTTATCATCTTTGATGACCTCTCGAAGCAGGCCGAGGCATACCGTGCGGTATCGCTTCTTCTTCGTCGTCCGCCGGGCCGTGAAGCATACCCCGGCGATGTTTTCTACCTACACTCGCGCTTGCTGGAGCGCTGTGCAAAGCTTTCCGATGAGCTAGGTGCCGGATCGATGACGGGTCTTCCCATCATTGAGACTAAAGCCAACGACGTGTCGGCCTATATTCCCACCAACGTGATCTCGATCACTGATGGCCAGATTTTCCTCCAATCCGACCTCTTTAACGCCAATCAGCGTCCCGCTGTTGACGTGGGTATCTCGGTTTCCCGTGTGGGTGGAGACGCTCAGGTGAAATCGATCAAGAAGGTTTCTGGAACGCTGAAGCTTGAACTGGCACAGTACCGCTCACTCGAAGCATTTGCGATGTTTGCCTCCGACCTTGACGCCGCTAGCCGACGTCAGCTCGCTCGGGGTGCTCGTCTGACCGAGTTGCTGAAGCAGCCGCAATATTCCCCGTATCCTGTTGAAGATCAGGTTGTATCCATCTGGGCTGGAACAAACGGCAAGCTTGACGAGGTTCCGGTTGAGGACATCCTGCGTTTCGAACGTGAGCTGCTTGACCACCTGGGTCGCCACACCAGCATCCTCTCGACGCTGCGTGAGACAAACGTTCTCGACGATGATACCGTCGCCGCCCTGGACGAAGCGATTGACAAATTTAAGCTTGAGTTCACTACTTTTGACGGCAAGCCACTCATGGATGCCAACGAGGATGAGGACGAGGCCGAAATCATTAACCAGGAAAAGATCGTCGTCAAAAAGCGCTAA
- a CDS encoding F0F1 ATP synthase subunit gamma, with translation MGAQLRVYRQKIKSAQTTKKITRAMELIAASRIQKAQARVASSTPFALAVTRAVSAVASHSNVDHLLTTEPEKVGRAAVLIFSSDRGLAGAFNANVLREAEQLSQILREEGKEVVYYLVGRKAQGYFAFRQRAAERVWTGGTDNPVFDTAKEIGDALLDVFRRDADSGGVDEIHLVYNRFVSMMVQTPEVVRLLPLVIVEEKAASPSVVEPLYEFEPDAETVLDRLLPVYIESRIFNAMLQSAASKHAATQKAMKAASDNADGLIRDYTRLSNNARQAEITQQISEIVGGADALAN, from the coding sequence ATGGGAGCGCAACTTCGGGTCTACCGGCAGAAGATTAAATCTGCGCAGACGACCAAGAAGATCACGCGTGCGATGGAACTGATTGCGGCCTCACGGATTCAGAAGGCGCAGGCGCGGGTTGCGTCATCAACCCCCTTTGCGCTGGCGGTTACACGCGCTGTTTCGGCCGTTGCATCGCACTCAAATGTTGATCACCTGCTCACCACTGAACCCGAAAAGGTGGGACGAGCAGCCGTCCTTATCTTCTCGTCTGATCGTGGTCTTGCCGGAGCCTTCAACGCAAACGTGCTGCGTGAGGCGGAACAGCTCAGCCAAATTCTTCGTGAAGAGGGCAAAGAGGTTGTTTACTACCTCGTGGGTCGAAAAGCTCAAGGATATTTTGCCTTTCGCCAGAGAGCTGCTGAGAGAGTGTGGACGGGAGGCACCGATAACCCGGTATTCGACACCGCCAAAGAGATCGGTGATGCTCTGCTTGACGTCTTTCGCCGGGATGCGGATAGCGGCGGGGTAGACGAGATTCACCTGGTCTACAACCGCTTTGTCAGCATGATGGTGCAGACTCCCGAGGTCGTGCGCTTGTTGCCCCTGGTTATTGTTGAAGAAAAAGCAGCAAGTCCCTCGGTGGTGGAACCGCTCTACGAGTTTGAGCCGGACGCAGAGACGGTGCTTGATCGGCTCTTGCCGGTTTATATCGAATCACGTATTTTTAACGCGATGCTTCAGTCGGCTGCCTCAAAACACGCCGCGACACAGAAGGCGATGAAAGCTGCCAGCGATAACGCTGACGGATTGATTCGCGATTACACCCGCCTGTCGAACAACGCCCGCCAGGCAGAGATTACCCAACAGATTTCAGAAATTGTGGGCGGCGCTGACGCGCTTGCCAACTAA